Part of the Lolium rigidum isolate FL_2022 chromosome 6, APGP_CSIRO_Lrig_0.1, whole genome shotgun sequence genome, GATAGGACTGTACCGACGCACCTGCCAGTGCCTATTTGGGGAGCAGAGGTGGATATGCTTTTACAGCTATAAACCAGGTGTGCAGTGCAGATCAGTATGCTGCTGGCGTTGAAGCTAAAACCCTAAGTTGCCAACAATATCAGGCACTTCACATTCTTCATGGTCCAATCAGAACCGCAATGAAGTAGCGGGGAGGAGAATGGCGTACGTCTATTCCTCTCTCGAGACCGCACAAAATAAATGTGACTAGGGTAGATGGGGAGCATGAGGTCACCAGCAACCATCCCTACCCGAAATAACTCGGGTGAGGCATTAGAAGAGCAACAGAAATCTGTTTTCAAGGGCGTGGAACATTTCAGGGAAGGATGATGCTGATGTGCTACCACCGGCAGGCCACACCATGTGCAGTTTGGTTTTATGGCAACTGGCAGCAAGATCCAATAGGCACCAAACATCCATGCTGTGTCTCACATTTATGGGAGATTTCATGGATGCATGTAGAGACATAACAAGGCAAACATGGATGAATGATCTCCATGCAAGGCAAAACAGGTAAACATGAATTGATCCATGCAAACACAGAAGAAATCAAGACAGCATGAAAGTAGAGTCGCCCCATCCAGAGCAGACTGAACTTTCCATTGGAAAGCAGACATGCAGCACTGTTAAGAAATAGGTGAACTACAGTTACTAGCATAATCATTCTGCCCACACAGAAAGAAACacacttttcctttttctttgttaTCTCCTGATGACTAAGATGAACATGCTGCTCTCCAGCTTGTAAAGCAATTTCGGTTCAAATGCTATCCTGGCATAATTGAGTATATTTTACAGCCCCACCAGGAAAAAGGGCGCAAGCTTTGTTAGTGTTTGATGAGCTGGCAAATAAACTATCAAAACTTATGGAACTGCATGCAAATTTATTTTCCCTAATGCTACACACCAAAATTCATCTCCGTCTATTGCTGATAATAGTGGCTAGTGATCttcaacatgacaatgaaaacaaAGATATACTATAAGCTAAGCACAGAGGTGGGCAGAGGGTATTTGATAGTTTTCCATAATCCAGACTAAAAAAGAAACTGTCAAAATGTCTGCTAGGTTTACAAAACAAACCTGACAAATGTGAAAGAAAAAAACAGAGAGGCCAGCCTAGTCTAAAAGAAAactcaaaagaaaaggcaaagtgACCCAAAACTTGAAAGGTCTAAACAACCTAAATATAGATATAGGCATTTCCATGCAATCACATAGCATACCCGCTTTATCATCGTGGAACAGCCCAATGGTATAGCGTGCTCGCCTGCGCTTAGGTAAACCGATGATGCTTATAAAGCAATTAAGAACAGACATTTCTCAAGACAATTTTCACTAGACTCAACGGTGGACCAAGAACAAAGCCGTTCGGTTATGTTTTAGAACCAAATGGTGATGTGGCATTGCCCTTCTATACAATTGTAAGCTATAAATTTGACTATTCGGGCATCAAGAGTGCTAAAACACACTGTTAATTGGACCCATTTCACCATCACAACCCAAAAACACAGTTATCCTCGCCTCTCTGCTACCTCATCTATGTATTGACAGTTCCTATTAGTTAAAAAGATATATGTATGAGTATACAAACTACATTAATCAGCAAGAAAATATTTGTCAAACTGGCTATAAACATAGAAGGATCAAGAGAAACCTTGATATCAGTAATAGATCATTGGTCTGACACAGAAGAAGCAAATAAGCAGATGTTATATAAATGATCGTCTAAGAAAACAAGCATATAGAATCAGGGATGTAGGAAGTGCATATGTATCATAATTTCGTTGCAGAAATAGCCCGTGAAGGGAGGATCAAATTGCCGTCTATCATCTTGATTGCTCAAAAGCAGATCGTTCCTTCCATAAGACTATAAGAGGACATCTCCCTAGCTGCAAAATTACATGAATATCTACACACCTTGCAATAACAAATAAGGTACTCACTCAAGGGTGGACGGTCGAAATCATCCAGCTCTCTGCTATATTACACACCTGCAATATGGACAGAAAACGAACATTGATGGGTAAGCTCATTGCTCAAATAATCAGGCACGTCGGATGCAATAATAAGATTCAGACTTTTACCTGAATCGTAGGGAATTCTCGAAATCATCGACAGAGCAGTGGGAGTAGGAACTGGGGATGATCCTGATCCGTTCCACCAAGACCCCAGAGCAAGAAGCCTCTTTTGAGTTTCGACACCACAAGAGAAAAAATTGACATAAAAAAGTCATCACTGAACAATAACCTAACAGTAAGCAAATCATCGCCATAGCTGCGTGCACACACTTTTCTCTCCTTGATTCGTTTCTCCTCTTCCAGAAACACAAACAGACGCAGTGATAGGTGAACATGAATCATACTACTGCCcggactcctcgtcggagtcGCCATCCTCGCGTTCCTCCTCCCCGTCCTCCGGCGGTTGCGGCTGCTGGTGCTGTTGGTGTTGGTGATGCTGGTGAGAGTGCTGCAGGTGGCCGCTGGCACCTGCGCCGCCTACGTGGTAATACTGGCCGAGCGACTGCGCGGCGAGCACGCCGATGTGGCCTTCCTGCGACAGGCCGAGCTCGAGCCCCGGCATGGCCGCGGCGTGGCTGGCGAACATGGGCGCGAAGCCGATGTGGCCGCCCATGCCGCCCGCGGCGCCGCCCGGCAGCTCGATCCCGGCGGGGAGCCCCATCCGCTGCATGATCCCGCCGATGACCCCGCCGTCGGCGCCGGGGCCGGAGGAGTTCATGAAGCCGGCGTGCGAGAAGCCCGCGGACCCCGGCGGCGGGGCCCAcatgtggtgatggtggtggggcCGGCCCGCGAGCGCGGAGGTGGGCGACGGGAGCGAGGGCGCGACGGAGGAGAGCGCGGAGGCCGGTATGGTGCCGGTCCCCGTGGCGGCGACGATGGCCGGCTCCGCCTGCTGCAGCAGCCACTGGACGGTCTCGCCGTCGGACTTGTGGCCGAGCTCGCGCGTGAGCTGGAAGATCCGCGCCGCGCAGAGCGCCGGCATCCGGATCCGCCGCCCCCGGCCGTCCACCTTGGTGTGGCGGTCCTTGTTGGAGCTCCGCTTGGGCCCCAGCACCCTCCGGTCCCctgcggcagccgccgccacctGCAGCTCCTTACCTCCGCCTCCATcgtcctgcggcggcggcggcggctgatggACCTGGATTTgcaggtgctgctgctgctcttgcTGCGGTTGGTGGTACTGCTCGCGatccagctgctgctgctgctgctccgaggtggtggaggtggtggtggtggtggtcgccgcggTGGTGGGCTCCGTTTTGTTTAGCGGTGGGGGTGGGGGGAACTTGGggtcca contains:
- the LOC124660457 gene encoding transcription factor TCP20-like, producing the protein MDPKFPPPPPLNKTEPTTAATTTTTTSTTSEQQQQQLDREQYHQPQQEQQQHLQIQVHQPPPPPQDDGGGGKELQVAAAAAGDRRVLGPKRSSNKDRHTKVDGRGRRIRMPALCAARIFQLTRELGHKSDGETVQWLLQQAEPAIVAATGTGTIPASALSSVAPSLPSPTSALAGRPHHHHHMWAPPPGSAGFSHAGFMNSSGPGADGGVIGGIMQRMGLPAGIELPGGAAGGMGGHIGFAPMFASHAAAMPGLELGLSQEGHIGVLAAQSLGQYYHVGGAGASGHLQHSHQHHQHQQHQQPQPPEDGEEEREDGDSDEESGQ